In Triticum urartu cultivar G1812 chromosome 6, Tu2.1, whole genome shotgun sequence, the following proteins share a genomic window:
- the LOC125513414 gene encoding ervatamin-C-like: protein MARAIATILLMAIVLVAAMQAVSSVDITDTDLASEKSLWALYDRWCEHHSVARGLGEKARRFSVFKENARMVHKFNHGGAPYKLSLNLFGDMTDEEVDDGYGRCSSPLPNSAKQSQDRVTHGVLAARDNYPIYVDWRMTGYDQRPSAVTNVKMQRGCGACWAFAATAAVEGINSIRTRKLVSLSAQQLIDCDKESGGCKGGNPVLAFKYMIDHGGISTEADYPYFADDHGYCLVPKRKDPIVTIDGFKEVPPKDEVALLQAVAAQPVVVGIDTKTFRRYGGGVFVGPCGTNQTHSMTVVGYGTTDETDPIDYWIIKNSWGPKWGEDGYIRMARGVNGGTEGLCGILMGGASYPVKN, encoded by the coding sequence ATGGCAAGGGCAATTGCAACGATACTACTCATGGCTATCGTGCTTGTTGCCGCGATGCAAGCGGTGAGCTCCGTGGACATCACGGACACGGACTTGGCGTCGGAGAAGTCCCTGTGGGCACTGTACGATCGCTGGTGCGAGCATCACAGTGTCGCACGCGGCCTCGGCGAAAAGGCCCGGCGCTTCAGCGTGTTTAAGGAGAACGCTCGCATGGTCCACAAATTCAACCATGGTGGCGCTCCCTACAAGCTGAGCCTCAACCTCTTTGGTGACATGACCGATGAAGAGGTCGACGACGGGTACGGTCGCTGCTCCAGCCCCTTGCCAAACAGTGCGAAGCAGAGCCAAGACCGGGTCACACACGGCGTCCTTGCCGCGCGTGACAACTACCCAATATACGTGGACTGGCGCATGACAGGGTACGACCAACGCCCGTCGGCGGTGACAAACGTGAAGATGCAGAGAGGGTGCGGGGCTTGTTGGGCCTTCGCGGCGACAGCCGCAGTGGAAGGCATCAATTCCATCAGGACGAGGAAGCTGGTGTCGTTGTCTGCGCAGCAGCTCATAGACTGCGACAAAGAAAGTGGCGGTTGTAAAGGCGGCAACCCGGTATTGGCCTTCAAGTACATGATCGACCACGGAGGAATCTCGACGGAGGCCGACTACCCGTACTTTGCCGATGACCACGGCTACTGCTTGGTGCCAAAACGAAAGGACCCTATCGTCACCATCGACGGCTTCAAAGAGGTGCCGCCAAAAGACGAGGTTGCGCTGCTGCAGGCGGTGGCGGCCCAGCCCGTCGTTGTGGGGATTGACACGAAGACATTCCGGCGCTATGGAGGAGGCGTCTTTGTTGGTCCCTGTGGGACGAATCAGACCCACTCAATGACGGTGGTGGGTTACGGCACCACAGATGAGACTGACCCCATAGATTATTGGATCATAAAGAACTCGTGGGGGCCAAAATGGGGTGAAGACGGCTACATCCGCATGGCGCGAGGCGTGAACGGTGGCACCGAGGGCTTATGCGGCATCCTGATGGGAGGAGCGTCGTACCCAGTGAAAAATTAA